The Deltaproteobacteria bacterium DNA segment CAATCTCTTTCAGCGCGGAGCAGCCTCTCTTGGCCGCATTCAGAAGATCCTCGATATTCGTCCCGAGGCGGTGGAGAGCAAAGACGCTGCTCAGCCCATGACAGTGCAAGGCGGCATCGAATGTCGCAATCTCAGCTTCACTTATCCAGATTCGGCCACGCCAGCACTGCGTAATATTGACCTGCGGGTAGTGCCGGGACAATTGGTGGGCCTCGTAGGAAGAACTGGCGCTGGCAAGTCGACCCTTCTCAAGCTCATTCCCCGCTTCTATAGACTGGACAAGGGGCAACTCTATGTGGATGAGGTAGAAATCCATGACATTTCTCTGGGGTCACTTCGAGGAGCGATAGCTGCTGTGCCGCAGGATCCTTTCATCTTCGCTGATACGGTGCGCAATAATATTTCTTTTGGCAAACCTGGCGCTGACAACAAAGAGATAATGCAAGCTGCCGAGGCAGTGCAACTTATGGACGAGATTCTCTCTTTGCCGCAGCAGTTCGACACCCTGCTGGGAGAACGCGGTGTGACTCTTTCTGGAGGACAGAAGCAGCGGCTGACACTGGCCCGCGCTCTGCTTCTTGACAGGCCTATTCTCATACTCGACGACTGTCTGTCATCAGTAGACGTGGATACAGAACTGGCCATTCTCGACAATCTCAAGAACTACATTCGCGGCAAGACTACATTCATCGTATCGCACCGTCTCGAGATGATGCGTCTTGTGGACGTGATCTATGTATTCGATGCTGGCCGGCTTTGTGAAAAAGGCAGTCACCAGCAACTCGTGAGCAGCACCGGCCTCTACAGCAAGCTGTACAGGCGGCAGCAACTTTTGCATGAACTGCAAAACTAGACAGGGAACAGCAAGAACACGGAAATCACCAGCGAGTAGAAACTGACCATGCATGGTACATACGGCTATTTCGAGGAAGGCAAGCTGGGCAAGCCATATGACTGGCCACTCTGGCGGCGCTTTTTCCGCTATGGCCGTCCATACGTCTGGGTGATAGCCCTGAGCATCTTTCTTGTATTTGTAGTCACCGCTGCTGAATTGACAATTCCATATCTGCTCAAGATCGGCATTGACAGGTACATAGTGGTGTCTGCCCGTCGCTTACACATTCCCCCGCAAGAGTCTGAATTAGTGGAAGAGCTGCTGAAACAGCTCCAGGGCAGGTATCAGCCAGCCGCCCAAGACCTGTTTATTACCTCGAGGGAGCTCAGGAAGATAGATCCGCGATTGATTCGCCAGCTGGAGAAAAGCAAACTTCTCACTGCGGATCGCTTCTACTTCACTCGTATCAGCTCTCCAGAGCAGCAAGCACTGGTGGCAGCAAGGAGTCAGCTCTTCGTGGTAGACAGAGATCTTGTCTACATTGATTTCAAGGACCTGTCCAAATTATCTCGAAGTGAACTGCGAATTCTCAGACACAGGGATCTGCTGGGGCTCTACCGGCTGACACTTCTTTTTGTCAGCCTCCTGGTGATTGCTGCACTCTGCACTTTTGGACAGAATGTCTTCATGGTCTATGCCGGCCAGCACATGATGCACGACCTTCGCATGCAGCTCTTTACCCACATCCAGGGAATGAGCCTCACCTTTTTTAATCAAAATCCTGTGGGACGCCTTGTTACCCGTTTAACCAATGATATCCAGAACATGGACGAACTGTTCAGCACTGTGGTAATGACCCTCATGAAGGATGTGGTGCTGCTCACAGGCATCCTACTCATTCTTTTTCGACTGGACTGGCAGCTCACCCTGGTGACCCTCTCGGTGCTCCCTCTCATTATTTTGCTGTTCCGCATATTTGGCGTGCAGGTGCGAGTTGCTTATCGGGAAATCCGGACAAAACTTGCTCGTATAAACAGCAGTCTCAACGAGTACATATCTGGTATACGAGTGATCAAGATGTTTCAGCAAGAAAAGCAGGTATTCACCCGTTTTCGCTCTCTGAATAACGACTACTATCGAGCAACCCTTCGCCAGATCACTGTGCAGGCCGTCTTTTTTCCGTGTATAGAATTGCTCGCTACCACGACTACCGCCCTGCTTCTGTGGTATGGCGGCCTGCAGGTCATCAGCGAGAGCCTGACTCTCGGCGCCCTGGTCGCCTTTCTCTCCTACCTCCGCATGTTTTTTGGTCCCATAC contains these protein-coding regions:
- a CDS encoding ABC transporter ATP-binding protein, with the translated sequence MHGTYGYFEEGKLGKPYDWPLWRRFFRYGRPYVWVIALSIFLVFVVTAAELTIPYLLKIGIDRYIVVSARRLHIPPQESELVEELLKQLQGRYQPAAQDLFITSRELRKIDPRLIRQLEKSKLLTADRFYFTRISSPEQQALVAARSQLFVVDRDLVYIDFKDLSKLSRSELRILRHRDLLGLYRLTLLFVSLLVIAALCTFGQNVFMVYAGQHMMHDLRMQLFTHIQGMSLTFFNQNPVGRLVTRLTNDIQNMDELFSTVVMTLMKDVVLLTGILLILFRLDWQLTLVTLSVLPLIILLFRIFGVQVRVAYREIRTKLARINSSLNEYISGIRVIKMFQQEKQVFTRFRSLNNDYYRATLRQITVQAVFFPCIELLATTTTALLLWYGGLQVISESLTLGALVAFLSYLRMFFGPIRDVSQKYSIMQSAMASAERIFQLLDNKEDSEQQHVSTKIRLPSVRGEVEFCRITFGYTEDDRVLQEVSFKVLPGETTAIVGMTGAGKTTLIHLLERFYQPRAGKILLDGTDIAHLDLTWLRQQVGLIMQDVTLFSGSIRDNIVLDKGLSTNRLEEIIEMARLQQVVSSKEAMMDSIIGEGGMSLSAGERQLLAIARAMAYDPRVLVLDEATANIDSETEHLIQQALEQLFEGRTTIVIAHRLSTIQKADRILVLHQGHIV